One stretch of Thalassovita sp. DNA includes these proteins:
- a CDS encoding cell division protein ZapA, giving the protein MPEVEIHIGGRAFEVSCQEGEEHFLQSAAKMLDNEASVLSQQICRLPEARMLLMAGLMLADKTAGVEDKLAEVEAKLAEKEAELAALKEAPAPEPERIEVPVIPQIVNDTLAELAARAEALAGDIEDKVKAEA; this is encoded by the coding sequence ATGCCTGAAGTAGAAATTCACATCGGTGGTCGTGCTTTTGAAGTCTCCTGCCAGGAGGGTGAGGAGCATTTCCTGCAGTCCGCAGCCAAGATGCTGGACAATGAAGCCAGCGTGTTGTCGCAACAAATCTGCCGTCTGCCAGAGGCGCGGATGCTTCTGATGGCGGGTCTGATGCTGGCGGACAAAACAGCCGGGGTTGAGGACAAGCTGGCCGAGGTCGAAGCCAAGCTGGCGGAAAAAGAAGCCGAACTGGCCGCGCTGAAAGAGGCCCCAGCGCCCGAGCCTGAGCGTATCGAGGTGCCGGTGATCCCGCAGATTGTCAATGACACGCTGGCCGAACTGGCCGCCCGCGCCGAAGCGCTGGCCGGTGACATCGAAGATAAGGTGAAGGCCGAGGCCTAA
- a CDS encoding LysR family transcriptional regulator, with the protein MTNLNHLHVVSTVCDLGSFQLASEKLNKARPAVSYAVKQVEDFYQIQIFDRSEYRPKLTAEGKLLLTRIRRLLDHAQEFEAYVQDLKGEVEGELKLAVSSVFPPDQLSSLLNDLRHTFPSTTIHLEFEVGAGERLLLADTVDLAICVVASRHGALDYLQLETMEMPLVIKSDQVTVPAAEVTRDMLLSLPQIVVKSPDEQSPDAGLLEQSQKWFVTELGAKRDLICAGLGWGRLPKHMVDAELSDGTLVALPTLGQISLPVCLAKRARYPLGPVGRHIWDSLQQQV; encoded by the coding sequence ATGACAAACCTCAACCACCTCCATGTTGTCAGCACGGTCTGCGACCTTGGGAGTTTTCAACTTGCCAGTGAGAAACTGAACAAAGCCCGCCCTGCAGTATCCTACGCGGTGAAACAGGTCGAAGACTTCTATCAGATCCAGATATTTGACCGCTCCGAATACCGGCCCAAACTCACGGCGGAGGGTAAGCTGCTGCTCACCCGCATCCGCAGGCTGCTGGATCACGCGCAAGAGTTTGAAGCCTATGTTCAGGACCTGAAGGGGGAGGTTGAAGGTGAGCTGAAACTGGCCGTCAGCAGTGTCTTTCCGCCCGATCAGCTGTCATCGCTGTTGAACGATTTACGCCACACCTTCCCGTCAACAACCATCCATCTGGAATTTGAGGTCGGCGCGGGGGAGCGTCTGTTGCTGGCCGATACGGTGGATCTGGCCATTTGTGTGGTGGCCAGCCGCCATGGTGCGCTGGACTACCTGCAGCTTGAAACGATGGAGATGCCGCTGGTGATCAAATCCGATCAGGTGACCGTGCCCGCAGCGGAGGTCACCCGGGACATGTTGCTGTCCCTGCCGCAGATTGTGGTCAAATCCCCCGATGAGCAATCGCCAGACGCCGGGCTGCTTGAACAATCGCAGAAATGGTTTGTGACCGAACTTGGCGCCAAGCGGGATCTGATCTGTGCCGGCCTTGGCTGGGGACGCCTGCCCAAACACATGGTCGATGCAGAACTGTCCGACGGCACCTTGGTGGCGCTGCCCACATTGGGGCAGATCTCATTGCCGGTCTGCCTTGCCAAACGCGCGCGGTATCCGCTTGGCCCTGTTGGCCGGCACATTTGGGATAGCCTGCAGCAGCAGGTTTAA